A part of Larkinella insperata genomic DNA contains:
- a CDS encoding Dabb family protein, producing the protein MKEQSRRKFVKNSLGAGLGLSLPIVGNAPKELFVHHVYFYLKNPGSAADKAKLIEGLNKLAKVPTIKLVHIGEPAPTTRSVIERSYAVSWLCFFDNLEDEEIYQKHPIHLKFVEDYSSLWEKVTVYDSVGPKR; encoded by the coding sequence ATGAAAGAGCAATCCCGCAGAAAATTTGTCAAAAACAGCCTCGGAGCCGGTCTGGGCCTGAGTTTACCCATCGTCGGCAACGCCCCGAAAGAACTCTTTGTGCACCATGTTTATTTTTACCTGAAAAATCCGGGCAGTGCCGCCGACAAAGCCAAATTGATCGAAGGACTTAACAAACTGGCAAAAGTGCCGACCATTAAACTGGTTCACATCGGCGAACCCGCCCCCACGACCCGTTCGGTGATCGAGCGTTCGTACGCGGTTTCGTGGCTGTGCTTTTTCGACAACCTGGAGGATGAGGAGATTTACCAGAAACACCCCATTCACCTCAAATTTGTGGAGGATTACTCCTCGCTGTGGGAAAAAGTAACCGTGTATGATTCGGTGGGACCCAAGCGGTAA
- a CDS encoding M90 family metallopeptidase has product MAYLLLGLTVLLLGWMVWKYQRRNQPVSPVVPSTNYGDLLQQHVAYYRALSDEDKTVFETRVQQFLSQTRVEGVDTTVDDLDRVLVASSAVITIFGFKNWSFYRLTTVLLYEDRFNTDFQTTGKERNILGMVGEGGALQSTMVLSKPALHEGFANETSKENTGIHEFVHLLDQVDGATDGAPNYLLDRNNIKPWLQLIHASIGEIKANHSDINPYAMTNEAEFFAVVSEYFFKRPDLLQEKHPELFARLEEIFQQRPLEGETSDNPN; this is encoded by the coding sequence ATGGCATACCTACTTCTGGGGCTGACGGTTCTGCTGCTCGGCTGGATGGTCTGGAAATACCAGCGACGCAATCAACCGGTTAGCCCGGTCGTCCCGTCCACGAATTACGGCGACTTATTGCAGCAGCACGTTGCCTATTACCGCGCTCTGAGTGACGAGGATAAAACGGTTTTTGAAACGCGCGTCCAGCAGTTTTTAAGTCAGACCCGCGTGGAGGGCGTTGACACTACCGTCGATGACCTCGACCGGGTACTGGTGGCCAGCAGTGCCGTAATTACCATTTTCGGGTTCAAGAACTGGTCGTTTTACCGACTGACGACAGTGTTGCTGTACGAAGACCGGTTTAACACGGACTTCCAGACCACCGGCAAGGAGCGGAACATCCTGGGCATGGTGGGCGAAGGCGGGGCGCTGCAAAGCACGATGGTACTCTCCAAACCGGCGCTGCACGAGGGCTTTGCCAACGAAACCAGCAAGGAAAATACCGGCATCCACGAGTTTGTCCACCTCCTCGACCAGGTAGACGGTGCCACCGACGGCGCGCCCAACTACCTGCTGGACCGCAATAACATCAAACCCTGGCTGCAATTGATTCACGCCAGCATCGGCGAAATCAAAGCCAACCATTCGGACATTAACCCCTATGCCATGACCAACGAAGCCGAGTTCTTCGCCGTGGTTTCCGAGTATTTCTTCAAGCGCCCGGATTTGTTGCAGGAAAAACACCCGGAACTATTTGCGCGATTGGAAGAGATTTTTCAGCAGCGGCCCCTGGAGGGTGAAACGTCCGATAACCCCAATTGA
- a CDS encoding DUF4403 family protein: MTTPSLLRLLFGLALSLFLTNCQKTEPQAPPATGFDPAIPSSTSYLAGPITFTIQELQKKINQELDPVLVGKGSPGGKKGGVFPFRVVRSGPVRIQYVNNQVRFSAPLSLFVSTPFTDAEKTGNKPFCSLHVNFQSPLTVTPNWRLASKVQFTDYDWIVEPEIRLLGKEISLTNFAKNVLDRYQSAIESAIDSAVYNELRLDQMVMPIWKSIQKPLLIEKQYGLWLLPKPVAVEAGPINGDSVRITTHLRIAFETSTKLQPQEPEPSKVPLPQLEKKEQVSQISDLRITSFIPYADINRMLARSLNGEKKLLLGALTIKKAAVYGGQRSLIVKTDVSGLIDGTIYLRGRPAFDSTSNTLSVRNLDFDSGTISELPRAAGSLVKDGLVKALESFLTVPLGGEMEKLPQKINQSFEKGGPGKKTDLAIQSFRLTPQQVAIRPDGIQALILVKSKVAVRVQQL, from the coding sequence ATGACCACACCATCTCTACTCCGACTACTCTTTGGCCTGGCCCTCTCTCTTTTTTTAACGAATTGCCAGAAAACCGAACCGCAGGCGCCCCCCGCAACGGGTTTCGATCCCGCTATTCCGTCTTCCACTTCCTACCTGGCAGGACCAATTACGTTTACCATCCAGGAATTGCAGAAAAAAATCAACCAGGAACTTGATCCGGTTCTGGTGGGCAAAGGATCACCCGGCGGCAAAAAAGGCGGAGTGTTTCCGTTTCGGGTGGTGCGTTCGGGACCCGTCCGGATTCAGTACGTCAATAATCAGGTTCGATTTTCGGCCCCGTTGAGCCTGTTTGTCAGCACACCGTTTACTGACGCCGAAAAGACCGGTAACAAGCCGTTTTGCTCGTTGCACGTCAATTTTCAAAGCCCCTTGACCGTGACCCCGAACTGGCGGCTGGCCAGCAAGGTTCAGTTCACCGATTATGATTGGATTGTGGAACCCGAAATCCGGCTGTTGGGCAAGGAAATTTCGCTGACCAATTTCGCCAAAAACGTGCTCGACAGATACCAGTCGGCCATTGAGTCGGCCATCGATTCGGCGGTTTACAACGAACTGCGGCTGGATCAGATGGTGATGCCGATCTGGAAAAGCATTCAGAAACCATTGCTTATTGAAAAACAATACGGTCTCTGGCTGCTGCCCAAACCGGTTGCAGTGGAAGCCGGCCCCATCAACGGCGATTCCGTCAGGATTACCACCCATCTGCGCATCGCATTCGAAACCAGTACCAAACTGCAACCGCAGGAGCCGGAGCCCTCGAAGGTGCCGCTGCCCCAGTTGGAGAAAAAAGAGCAGGTATCCCAGATTTCGGATTTACGCATCACAAGCTTCATCCCGTACGCCGACATCAACCGGATGCTGGCCCGTTCGCTGAACGGAGAAAAAAAACTATTACTGGGCGCACTGACCATTAAAAAGGCGGCCGTCTACGGCGGGCAACGGTCGTTAATCGTCAAAACCGACGTAAGCGGACTGATCGACGGAACCATCTACCTGCGTGGTCGGCCAGCGTTCGACTCCACCAGCAATACCCTCAGCGTCAGAAACCTGGATTTTGACTCCGGAACGATCAGCGAATTGCCCCGGGCGGCCGGTTCGCTGGTGAAAGACGGTCTGGTGAAAGCGCTGGAAAGCTTCCTGACGGTACCGCTGGGCGGAGAAATGGAAAAGTTGCCGCAAAAAATCAATCAATCTTTCGAGAAAGGTGGTCCAGGCAAAAAGACCGATCTCGCCATCCAGTCCTTCCGGCTGACCCCTCAGCAGGTTGCCATTCGGCCCGACGGTATTCAGGCCCTCATCCTGGTTAAATCGAAGGTTGCGGTGAGGGTTCAGCAGTTATAA
- a CDS encoding serine hydrolase, producing the protein MNARLPFLAFLLLQFLFLDRISAQPITSAQIDRLVDRSMQAFEVPGMAVAVVKDGKVIHAKGYGVRSLKSNQKVDGNTLFGIASNSKAFTAAALGILIDEGKMTWDDKVIDHIPGFRLYNAYVTEEFTIRDLLTHRSGMGLGAGDLMFFPDSSDFTLKDVIHNLRYLKQVSGFRTKYDYDNLLYMVAGEVVQRVSGKSWEEFVETRIMQPLQMEASRGSFSRLPKNQSNIIDAHAVIDGKLQVIKRGTLEVGNSAGGIYSSINDMSKWVMMQLNGGKYGDGLSKTLFSKTMHDEMWTPQTIIPVRNPGPYNTHFGAYGLGWFLSDVKGYKQASHTGGLPGMVTQVTLLPELKLGIIVLTNQQIGAAFSAITNQIKDSYFGMTGTDRVKEYSDQMRENTAEADQITTEVWKTVQAEQQKTAAKPPIYFYTGTYHDNWLGDVLIKVENEKLLFTAKRSPRLTGELYFYKGNTFVVKWNDRSLEADAFVMFGLDYEGKPASMKMKAISPMTDFSYDFHDLNFTKVAEK; encoded by the coding sequence ATGAACGCACGGCTACCTTTTCTCGCTTTTCTGCTCCTTCAGTTTCTCTTTTTGGATCGGATTTCGGCCCAGCCCATCACCTCCGCCCAGATTGATCGGTTGGTCGACCGATCCATGCAAGCTTTTGAGGTGCCAGGCATGGCGGTGGCCGTGGTTAAAGACGGGAAAGTGATTCACGCCAAAGGGTACGGTGTTCGTTCGTTGAAGTCAAACCAGAAGGTGGACGGCAACACGCTGTTTGGCATTGCTTCCAACAGCAAGGCCTTCACGGCGGCCGCTCTCGGCATCCTGATCGACGAAGGAAAAATGACCTGGGACGACAAGGTGATCGACCATATCCCCGGATTTCGGCTTTACAACGCCTACGTAACCGAAGAGTTCACCATTCGCGACCTGCTTACCCACCGCAGCGGCATGGGCCTCGGCGCGGGCGATCTCATGTTTTTTCCCGATTCCAGCGATTTTACGCTGAAAGATGTGATTCACAACCTGCGGTATCTCAAACAGGTGTCGGGGTTCCGCACCAAATACGACTACGATAATCTGCTGTACATGGTGGCCGGGGAAGTGGTGCAACGGGTTTCGGGTAAAAGCTGGGAGGAGTTTGTGGAAACCCGCATCATGCAGCCGCTCCAGATGGAAGCCAGCCGGGGTTCGTTCTCGCGCCTGCCGAAAAACCAGTCGAATATCATCGACGCCCACGCGGTGATCGACGGTAAGTTGCAGGTGATCAAGCGGGGGACGCTCGAGGTTGGCAACTCGGCCGGGGGCATTTACAGCAGCATCAACGACATGAGTAAATGGGTAATGATGCAACTCAACGGCGGCAAATACGGCGATGGACTGTCGAAAACGCTGTTCAGCAAAACCATGCATGATGAAATGTGGACCCCGCAGACGATCATTCCAGTGCGAAATCCCGGTCCTTATAACACCCATTTCGGTGCTTATGGCCTCGGCTGGTTTTTGAGTGATGTGAAGGGCTACAAACAGGCATCGCATACGGGTGGCCTGCCGGGCATGGTAACCCAGGTGACGCTGCTGCCCGAGCTGAAGTTAGGAATTATTGTGCTGACCAACCAGCAGATCGGGGCGGCTTTTTCGGCCATCACCAACCAGATCAAAGATAGCTATTTCGGCATGACCGGAACCGACCGGGTGAAGGAGTACAGCGACCAGATGCGCGAAAATACCGCTGAGGCTGATCAGATAACTACTGAGGTCTGGAAAACCGTACAGGCCGAACAACAGAAAACGGCCGCCAAACCGCCGATTTATTTTTACACCGGAACCTACCACGACAACTGGCTGGGCGATGTGTTGATCAAGGTCGAAAACGAAAAACTGCTGTTCACTGCGAAGCGCTCCCCGCGCCTGACCGGCGAATTGTATTTTTACAAGGGCAACACCTTCGTGGTCAAATGGAACGACCGGAGTCTGGAAGCCGACGCCTTTGTGATGTTCGGGCTGGACTACGAAGGAAAACCAGCTTCCATGAAAATGAAAGCCATTTCCCCCATGACCGACTTCAGCTACGACTTCCACGATCTGAATTTTACGAAGGTGGCCGAAAAATGA
- a CDS encoding M14 family metallopeptidase, with product MKKLFLPVFIALLSFQLTPVQAQSGANPAIPSPREHFGFNIGDDYQLATYTQTEAYFKKLAASDRTKLVDIGLTEEGRHQYMIIVSSPENLKKLDRYKEISTTMARAEGLTDEQARAMAAEGKAVVWIDGGLHATETVGTMQLIETAWQLVSRKDPETLRILDNVIILLTHANPDGQELVSSWYMREPKPEKRTLDHVPRLYQKYVGHDNNRDFFIMNMKESQNIGRQLFIEWIPQIMYNHHQRGPAGSVLAGPPYRDPFNYVFEPLMITGIDALGAAMINRLNAENKPGFTRLGGSVFSTWYNGGLRTTTHFHNMIGLLTEIIGNPTPETVPLVPQRLIPNGNTPFPVTPQKWHFKQSIDYSLSLNYATLDYAARHGDQLLYNIYRMGKNAIEHGSTDYWTLSPRRIDAINQAYQADLKNTSATASRGGAEIPAKYYDAVLKDPALRDPRGFIISADQPDFPTAVKFINALIKTGIQVQEATADFTVAGKQYPAGSYVVKTDQSFRPHVLDMFEPQDHPNDFQYPGGPPVRPYDAAGWTLAYQMGVKVDRLLDGFDGPFKKLPYGELQVTKGKMDAGSVAGYTLSAQANNAFIAVNDLLKSGADVYRLPNGISGKPELGAGAFFVPASGKAKSLLDQSARELGLDVRGVAKRPAGAMVKVQPMRIALWDTYGGSMASGWVRWLMEQYHFPMQVVYAPDIDAGNLRKKFDVIVFVTRAIPPVSANGGSGTGGSSSQGPKAEELPAEYRPWLGRITADKSIPELKKFLEAGGNIVTIGSSTNLAQHLGLPVKNALVEMTNGGMERPLPNEKYYIPGSVLRVSLDSTQQATWGLSNQTDVYFDASPVFKLAPDAVSKGLVKPLAWFATDKPLRSGWAWGQAYLQDGVAAFMAPVGSGKLYAFGPEITFRAQAHGTFKMLFNQLYSTAMP from the coding sequence ATGAAGAAACTTTTCTTACCTGTATTCATTGCCCTGCTTTCCTTTCAGTTGACTCCCGTTCAGGCGCAGTCGGGCGCGAACCCGGCTATTCCTTCGCCCAGGGAGCATTTTGGATTCAACATCGGCGATGACTACCAACTCGCTACCTACACCCAAACCGAAGCGTACTTCAAAAAGCTGGCGGCTTCCGATCGGACCAAGCTGGTCGATATTGGCCTGACGGAAGAAGGCCGTCACCAGTACATGATCATCGTATCGTCGCCCGAAAACCTCAAAAAGCTCGATCGGTACAAGGAAATTTCGACCACAATGGCCCGCGCCGAGGGCCTCACCGATGAGCAGGCCCGCGCGATGGCCGCCGAGGGCAAAGCCGTGGTCTGGATCGACGGCGGGTTACACGCCACCGAAACCGTCGGCACGATGCAACTGATTGAAACCGCCTGGCAGTTGGTGAGCCGCAAGGACCCCGAAACGCTGCGGATTCTGGATAACGTGATTATCCTGCTGACGCACGCCAACCCCGACGGGCAGGAGCTGGTCAGCAGCTGGTACATGCGGGAGCCCAAGCCCGAGAAGCGGACGCTCGACCACGTGCCGCGGCTTTACCAGAAATACGTCGGGCATGACAACAACCGCGACTTTTTCATCATGAACATGAAGGAGTCGCAGAACATTGGTCGTCAATTGTTTATCGAGTGGATTCCGCAGATCATGTACAACCACCACCAGCGCGGCCCGGCGGGGTCGGTGCTGGCCGGACCGCCCTACCGCGACCCATTCAACTACGTGTTTGAACCGCTGATGATTACGGGCATTGACGCGCTCGGGGCCGCCATGATCAACCGCCTGAACGCCGAAAACAAGCCCGGTTTTACCCGCCTGGGTGGCTCGGTATTTTCGACCTGGTACAACGGCGGATTGCGCACCACGACCCATTTTCACAACATGATCGGTTTGCTGACCGAAATCATCGGCAACCCGACGCCCGAAACCGTGCCGCTGGTTCCGCAGCGCCTGATCCCCAACGGTAACACGCCGTTCCCGGTGACGCCCCAGAAGTGGCACTTCAAGCAGTCGATTGACTATTCGCTTTCGCTCAATTACGCGACGCTCGATTATGCCGCCCGGCACGGCGACCAGTTGCTCTATAACATTTACCGGATGGGTAAAAACGCCATCGAGCACGGCAGCACCGATTACTGGACTCTGTCGCCCCGGCGCATTGATGCGATCAATCAGGCCTATCAGGCCGATTTGAAGAACACTTCGGCAACAGCGTCACGCGGAGGGGCAGAAATTCCGGCGAAGTATTACGATGCCGTGCTGAAAGATCCGGCCCTGCGCGACCCGCGCGGCTTTATCATTTCCGCCGATCAGCCGGATTTTCCGACGGCCGTGAAGTTTATCAACGCCCTGATCAAAACCGGTATTCAGGTGCAGGAGGCCACGGCGGATTTTACCGTTGCGGGCAAACAATACCCGGCGGGTTCGTACGTGGTAAAAACCGATCAGTCGTTCCGGCCGCACGTGCTGGACATGTTTGAGCCGCAGGACCACCCCAACGATTTTCAGTATCCGGGTGGCCCGCCGGTCCGCCCTTACGACGCGGCTGGCTGGACGCTGGCCTACCAGATGGGCGTAAAAGTAGACCGCCTACTGGACGGTTTCGACGGGCCGTTTAAAAAGTTGCCCTACGGCGAATTGCAAGTTACGAAGGGGAAAATGGATGCGGGCAGTGTTGCGGGCTACACGCTGAGCGCCCAGGCCAACAACGCTTTCATCGCCGTCAACGATCTGCTGAAATCGGGCGCCGACGTATATCGGCTACCGAATGGGATAAGTGGCAAACCGGAACTGGGAGCGGGCGCGTTTTTTGTTCCGGCGTCGGGTAAAGCCAAGTCCTTGCTGGATCAATCAGCCCGGGAGCTGGGGCTCGATGTAAGGGGCGTTGCCAAACGTCCGGCGGGGGCGATGGTGAAGGTTCAGCCGATGCGGATTGCCCTGTGGGATACCTACGGCGGTTCGATGGCTTCGGGCTGGGTGCGCTGGCTGATGGAGCAGTACCACTTCCCGATGCAGGTGGTGTATGCCCCGGACATTGATGCCGGGAACTTGCGGAAGAAATTCGACGTCATTGTGTTCGTGACCCGGGCCATTCCACCCGTCAGCGCGAATGGGGGAAGCGGAACGGGCGGTTCGTCCAGCCAGGGACCCAAAGCCGAGGAATTGCCCGCCGAATACCGGCCGTGGCTGGGCCGGATCACCGCCGATAAATCCATTCCGGAGCTGAAGAAATTCCTGGAAGCGGGCGGTAACATCGTGACCATCGGCAGCAGCACTAACCTGGCCCAACACCTGGGATTGCCGGTAAAAAACGCCCTGGTGGAAATGACGAACGGCGGAATGGAGCGGCCGCTGCCCAACGAAAAATACTACATTCCCGGCAGTGTCCTGCGGGTCAGCCTCGATTCAACCCAGCAGGCCACCTGGGGCTTGTCGAACCAGACGGACGTGTATTTTGACGCCAGCCCGGTTTTCAAACTGGCCCCGGATGCCGTCTCGAAAGGGCTCGTCAAGCCGCTGGCCTGGTTTGCTACCGACAAGCCGTTGCGCAGCGGCTGGGCCTGGGGGCAGGCTTATTTGCAGGACGGTGTGGCGGCTTTTATGGCGCCCGTGGGTTCCGGCAAACTCTACGCTTTCGGTCCGGAAATCACGTTCCGGGCGCAGGCCCACGGAACCTTCAAAATGCTGTTCAACCAGTTGTATTCGACCGCCATGCCGTAG
- a CDS encoding alpha/beta hydrolase — MFRLLVFCLLFPLLAAAQESKVFEELTIKSAILKKDKKFALYLPAGYETSQRAYPVVYLLHGGGDTQTAWIQSGNMQHLVDQAVREGKIPPMIVVMPDAEMTFYMNNAAGKYQYEDYFIRELVPHIEKNYRCRTEKRFRAVAGLSMGGFGSLLYALHHPDLFGSCAALSAAVRTDQQIREMPHQEYLRRYQTAMGEVKEGDNRISDFWNKNSILYLVQHLPEAQKNAVRFYLDCGDDDLLLHEGNSNLHTLMRNRNIPHEYRVRNGGHTWEYWRTGLPDALAFISQGFQ, encoded by the coding sequence ATGTTCCGACTGCTCGTATTCTGTCTTCTCTTTCCGCTCCTTGCCGCTGCGCAGGAGAGCAAGGTATTTGAAGAATTAACCATTAAAAGCGCCATCCTCAAAAAAGACAAAAAGTTTGCGCTTTACCTGCCCGCCGGGTACGAAACATCCCAGCGCGCCTATCCGGTCGTGTATCTGCTGCACGGCGGGGGCGACACCCAAACGGCCTGGATTCAGTCGGGAAACATGCAGCACCTTGTCGATCAGGCCGTCCGTGAAGGGAAAATACCGCCCATGATTGTGGTGATGCCGGATGCGGAGATGACGTTTTACATGAACAATGCCGCCGGAAAATACCAGTACGAGGACTATTTCATCCGGGAGCTGGTTCCGCACATCGAGAAAAACTATCGTTGCCGGACGGAAAAGCGGTTTCGGGCCGTAGCGGGCCTGTCGATGGGCGGTTTTGGGTCGCTGCTCTACGCCCTGCACCATCCCGATCTGTTTGGCTCCTGCGCGGCCCTGAGCGCGGCTGTTCGCACCGATCAGCAGATCCGGGAAATGCCGCATCAGGAATACCTTCGCCGGTACCAGACCGCGATGGGCGAGGTGAAAGAGGGCGACAACCGCATCAGCGATTTCTGGAATAAGAACAGCATTCTCTACCTGGTTCAGCACTTACCGGAAGCCCAGAAAAACGCCGTTCGGTTTTATCTGGATTGCGGAGACGACGATCTGCTGCTGCACGAGGGCAATTCCAATCTGCACACCCTGATGCGCAACCGGAACATCCCGCACGAATACCGGGTGCGCAACGGAGGCCACACATGGGAATACTGGCGCACGGGGTTGCCGGACGCCTTAGCTTTCATCAGCCAGGGCTTTCAGTAG
- a CDS encoding DEAD/DEAH box helicase, which translates to MENQPNPASVLSNLGIAALNPMQQEARDVILRQQDVLLLAPTGSGKTLGFLLPVLKLLRPDQPTVQCLILTPTRELALQIESVWKKMGTGFKANVCYGGHPMTTEIQNLTQPPAVLIGTPGRIADHLSRNTFDPTGVHTMVLDEFDKSLELGFHDQMAFIIGRLRNLEKRVLVSATAGITIPDFTGVRSPGRVNFIPVEDRTNGLTIKRVVSPETDKPAILIRLIGSLNSESALIFCNLRETAEQLSTDLNRQGIRTAFYHGGLEQDDRERALILFRNGSVRYLITTDLAARGLDIPEMKHVIHYQLPLHEHEFVHRNGRTARMHATGTAYLILGRTEDHPRYVPDSLDELVLADRYPLPAPPDYQTIYVSGGKKNKLNKVDIVGFFSQKGGLEKGDLGLIEVKDFSSFAAVRTAKVAGLLARVKDEKMKGKKYKIEVAR; encoded by the coding sequence ATGGAAAATCAACCCAACCCCGCTTCTGTTCTGTCCAATCTGGGTATCGCGGCTCTCAATCCCATGCAGCAGGAAGCGCGGGACGTGATTTTGCGGCAGCAGGACGTGTTGCTACTCGCCCCGACCGGTTCGGGCAAAACGCTCGGCTTTCTGCTGCCCGTTCTGAAACTTCTGCGTCCCGATCAGCCCACTGTCCAGTGCCTGATTCTGACCCCAACCCGCGAACTGGCGCTGCAAATCGAATCGGTCTGGAAGAAAATGGGGACGGGTTTTAAAGCCAACGTCTGCTACGGGGGCCACCCAATGACCACCGAAATTCAGAACCTGACGCAGCCGCCCGCCGTGCTGATCGGCACCCCGGGCCGCATCGCCGACCACCTCTCCCGCAACACCTTCGACCCGACGGGCGTCCACACGATGGTGCTCGATGAATTCGATAAATCGCTGGAACTGGGCTTTCACGATCAGATGGCGTTTATCATCGGGCGACTCCGGAATCTGGAAAAACGGGTCCTGGTTTCGGCCACAGCCGGCATCACCATTCCGGATTTTACGGGCGTCCGTTCCCCGGGCCGGGTAAACTTTATTCCGGTAGAAGATCGCACCAACGGCTTGACGATCAAGCGAGTCGTCTCACCCGAAACCGATAAACCGGCCATCCTGATCCGGCTCATCGGATCACTCAACTCGGAGTCTGCCCTGATCTTCTGCAACCTGCGCGAAACCGCCGAACAACTCAGTACGGACCTGAACCGGCAAGGCATCCGGACGGCTTTTTACCACGGCGGACTGGAGCAGGACGACCGCGAGCGGGCGCTGATTCTCTTCCGCAACGGCAGCGTCCGGTACCTGATTACGACGGATCTGGCGGCCCGCGGGCTGGACATCCCCGAAATGAAGCACGTCATTCATTACCAGTTGCCCCTGCACGAACACGAGTTTGTGCACCGCAACGGCCGCACCGCCCGGATGCACGCAACCGGCACGGCTTACCTGATTCTGGGCCGGACCGAGGACCACCCCCGCTACGTTCCCGATTCGCTCGACGAACTCGTGCTGGCCGACCGCTACCCGTTGCCCGCACCGCCCGACTACCAGACCATCTACGTCAGTGGCGGCAAGAAAAACAAGCTTAACAAAGTAGACATTGTCGGCTTTTTCTCGCAGAAAGGCGGACTCGAAAAAGGGGATCTGGGCCTGATCGAGGTCAAGGATTTCAGCTCTTTTGCCGCCGTCCGAACGGCTAAAGTGGCCGGGCTGCTGGCGCGGGTGAAAGACGAGAAAATGAAAGGTAAAAAATACAAAATCGAAGTGGCGCGCTAA
- a CDS encoding GreA/GreB family elongation factor encodes MSSPQEQLPFQAVLKGRTTGLYDSQELMSSAFLKNETADAPVVIPTRAPLPPGTPNYVTPRGLALLRAELTELEAEHAQLQAAEVSDENDRTRQLALLNGRIANVNQRISSAKVVDSQHLDEVRFGATIVLRTQSGPLAGTERRFTIVGVDEANATQGLIAFTAPIARVLQGKRTGDIVPFRTAQREEKLEIKAVSYDAFSD; translated from the coding sequence ATGAGCTCCCCACAGGAACAATTGCCCTTTCAGGCGGTTCTTAAGGGTAGAACAACAGGTCTGTACGACAGCCAGGAGCTTATGAGCAGTGCTTTTTTGAAAAACGAAACCGCCGACGCCCCGGTCGTTATCCCGACCCGGGCGCCGTTGCCACCGGGTACCCCCAATTACGTGACGCCCCGCGGTCTGGCGCTGCTGCGCGCCGAACTGACTGAACTGGAAGCCGAACACGCTCAGCTACAGGCCGCCGAGGTCAGCGACGAAAACGACCGGACCCGCCAGCTGGCCCTGCTGAACGGTCGGATCGCCAACGTAAACCAGCGCATCTCGAGCGCGAAAGTAGTGGATTCGCAGCACCTAGATGAAGTTCGCTTCGGGGCAACAATTGTGCTGAGAACCCAATCGGGTCCGCTGGCCGGAACGGAACGACGATTTACCATTGTGGGGGTAGACGAAGCCAACGCCACGCAGGGACTTATTGCGTTCACGGCCCCCATTGCCCGGGTTCTGCAAGGCAAACGAACGGGCGATATTGTCCCGTTCCGGACGGCCCAACGGGAGGAAAAGCTTGAGATTAAGGCGGTTTCTTACGATGCCTTCTCGGATTAA
- a CDS encoding dihydrofolate reductase family protein produces MRKLIYDVAASFDGYIAHSDGSIDGFQTEGEFVTDFLGRIQTYGAVLMGRKTYEWGYAFGLQKGQPAYTQVNPELVNYIFSTSISFEPNDLIQVVSEGEEAFIRQRKAEDGKPLWLCGGGELAGKLLDAHLIDELVVKLNPVVLGEGVRLFGSSQTKAALELIDSKTYDNGLMLMRYQIRY; encoded by the coding sequence ATGCGGAAACTGATTTATGACGTAGCGGCTTCATTCGACGGCTACATTGCTCATTCGGACGGATCGATCGACGGTTTTCAGACCGAAGGCGAGTTTGTTACTGATTTTCTCGGGCGAATTCAAACCTACGGTGCCGTTTTGATGGGCCGGAAAACTTACGAATGGGGTTACGCTTTTGGGTTGCAGAAAGGCCAGCCCGCGTACACGCAGGTGAACCCGGAACTGGTGAATTACATTTTCTCCACATCCATTTCCTTTGAACCGAATGATCTGATCCAGGTCGTGAGCGAGGGTGAGGAAGCGTTTATCCGGCAGCGCAAAGCCGAGGACGGCAAGCCTCTCTGGCTGTGTGGCGGGGGCGAACTGGCCGGTAAACTCCTGGATGCGCACCTGATCGACGAACTCGTGGTCAAACTGAATCCGGTCGTGCTGGGCGAAGGCGTCCGGCTGTTCGGGTCCAGCCAGACGAAAGCAGCGCTGGAATTAATAGACTCAAAAACCTACGACAACGGCTTGATGCTGATGCGGTACCAAATTCGGTATTGA